The following proteins are encoded in a genomic region of Nerophis lumbriciformis linkage group LG23, RoL_Nlum_v2.1, whole genome shotgun sequence:
- the LOC133622622 gene encoding leucine-rich repeat-containing protein 3-like: MKVENGPKDNSSGLMGAPPRSFSRPPNSISTFFLGALWLLSTMVNITQACPKSCHCADRNGAVVQCTSRNLENIPSNLPQNTVVLLLSSNRIRHVPKEAFVDLHRLRELDLSHNLIESLEVGAFQGNSEGLRTLDLSNNHLSSLPKETFSKLHARVRLSNNPWHCECSLQEILRELRLDPETVNEVSCYTSVQEEYVGQPVIQVLDSGINFCNFHQKTTDVAMFVAMFCWFSMVTAYIIYYIRHNQEDAKRHMEYLKSLPSSSHISKDFDAASSVF; encoded by the coding sequence ATGAAAGTTGAAAATGGCCCAAAAGATAATAGTTCTGGACTGATGGGAGCTCCTCCAAGGTCATTCAGTAGACCACCCAACTCTATTTCTACTTTCTTCTTGGGAGCTCTGTGGCTTCTCTCCACCATGGTGAACATCACACAAGCTTGCCCAAAAAGCTGCCATTGCGCCGACAGGAACGGTGCTGTGGTTCAGTGTACCTCACGTAACCTGGAGAACATCCCCTCAAATTTGCCCCAGAACACTGTGGTTCTCCTGCTCTCTTCCAACCGGATCAGACACGTCCCCAAGGAGGCCTTCGTGGACCTCCACCGCCTCAGGGAGCTGGACCTTTCCCACAACCTCATTGAAAGTTTGGAGGTTGGCGCCTTCCAGGGAAATTCAGAGGGCTTGAGGACGTTGGACCTTTCAAACAACCATCTCAGCAGTCTGCCTAAGGAAACCTTCTCCAAACTCCACGCCCGGGTGCGCTTGTCCAACAATCCCTGGCACTGCGAGTGCTCTTTGCAGGAGATACTGAGGGAGCTGAGACTCGACCCGGAGACGGTCAACGAGGTGAGCTGCTACACGTCGGTGCAGGAGGAGTACGTGGGGCAGCCGGTGATCCAGGTTCTAGACTCAGGTATCAACTTTTGCAATTTCCACCAGAAGACGACGGACGTGGCAATGTTTGTGGCCATGTTCTGCTGGTTCTCCATGGTGACCGCTTACATCATTTACTACATCCGGCACAACCAGGAGGATGCTAAAAGGCACATGGAGTACCTCAAGTCCCTGCCCAGCAGCTCCCATATCAGCAAGGACTTTGATGCGGCCAGCAGTGTGTTTTAA